Proteins encoded within one genomic window of Streptomyces sp. NBC_01314:
- a CDS encoding ATP-dependent Clp protease proteolytic subunit, translating to MPANRPAARQPAARHVLPQFTERTSAGHRTTDPYSKLLEERIVFLGTQIDDTSANDVMAQFMYLEYQSPDRDIALYINSPGGSFSAMTALYDTIRYVTCDVETICLGQAGSAAAVLLAAGTPGKRFMLPGARVLIHQPALAERIEGQASDLAIQAEELTRDRRKLEEMLVRHTGQSPKRISADIERDKFLDAEAAVEYGLADRVVRSRKTSHTLPGAE from the coding sequence ATGCCCGCGAACCGACCGGCGGCCCGTCAACCGGCGGCCCGTCATGTGCTGCCCCAGTTCACCGAGCGCACCAGCGCGGGTCACCGAACGACGGACCCGTACTCGAAGCTGCTGGAAGAACGGATCGTGTTCCTCGGGACGCAGATCGACGACACGTCGGCGAACGATGTGATGGCGCAGTTCATGTACCTCGAATACCAGTCGCCGGACCGCGACATCGCGCTGTACATCAACTCGCCCGGCGGCTCGTTCAGCGCGATGACGGCGCTCTACGACACGATCCGGTACGTCACCTGTGATGTGGAGACCATCTGCCTGGGGCAGGCGGGGTCGGCCGCCGCGGTGCTGCTGGCGGCGGGCACGCCGGGCAAGCGGTTCATGCTGCCGGGGGCGCGCGTGCTGATCCACCAGCCGGCGCTGGCAGAGCGGATCGAAGGGCAGGCGAGCGATCTGGCGATCCAGGCCGAGGAGCTGACGCGCGACCGCCGGAAGCTGGAGGAGATGCTCGTCCGGCACACGGGACAGAGCCCAAAGCGGATCAGTGCCGACATCGAGCGGGACAAGTTCCTCGACGCCGAGGCGGCGGTGGAGTACGGCCTCGCCGACCGGGTGGTCCGGAGCCGCAAGACCTCGCACACCCTCCCTGGCGCGGAGTGA
- a CDS encoding type II toxin-antitoxin system Phd/YefM family antitoxin has product MAYEIPVTQARAELAELINRVVYGGERVVVTRHGKPLVALVSAADLEQLEALQEPAEEPVIHAVAAVREVASAPREQQRFGITAEHRGTGAS; this is encoded by the coding sequence ATGGCCTACGAGATTCCGGTGACGCAAGCCAGGGCTGAGCTCGCCGAACTGATCAACCGCGTGGTCTACGGCGGTGAGCGCGTCGTCGTCACGCGGCACGGAAAGCCCCTCGTCGCCCTGGTCTCCGCCGCCGACCTGGAGCAGCTCGAAGCGCTCCAGGAACCCGCCGAGGAGCCGGTGATCCACGCGGTCGCCGCCGTCCGCGAGGTCGCGTCGGCACCGCGGGAACAGCAGCGGTTCGGGATCACGGCGGAGCATCGGGGGACGGGCGCCTCGTAG
- a CDS encoding ATP-binding protein, whose translation MADHLEASVTLPSDPASVSAARNYVADVLAEWGLPGDTDIADTVRLIVSELATNAVQHTLGQSPTFTVDIALDRDEQLRIGVTDSHPRFPKRLPAAVQQDNGRGMVIIRWLTAECGGRLSVRPTGEGGKTVAIELPWTAPVQPVTAGGPQES comes from the coding sequence ATGGCAGATCACCTGGAAGCATCCGTCACTCTGCCGAGCGATCCCGCCTCGGTGTCCGCAGCCCGGAACTACGTCGCCGACGTGCTCGCCGAATGGGGCCTGCCGGGTGACACGGACATCGCGGACACCGTGCGCCTGATCGTGTCCGAACTCGCCACCAACGCCGTCCAGCACACGTTGGGTCAGTCGCCGACCTTCACCGTGGACATCGCGCTCGACCGGGACGAGCAACTGCGCATCGGCGTCACCGACAGCCATCCACGCTTTCCGAAACGTCTGCCCGCCGCCGTCCAGCAGGACAACGGCCGGGGCATGGTCATCATCCGCTGGCTGACCGCGGAGTGCGGCGGCCGGCTGAGCGTCAGACCCACAGGGGAGGGCGGCAAGACGGTGGCGATCGAACTTCCGTGGACCGCACCCGTACAGCCGGTCACGGCAGGCGGTCCGCAGGAGTCCTGA
- the ureG gene encoding urease accessory protein UreG, protein MHLDHTHSHDGPAAVGADARRPDGTRRALRIGLGGPVGSGKTATVAALCRALRDELTLAVVTNDIYTREDAEFLLREAVLPPERITAVETGACPHTAIRDDISANLEAVEDLEDEVGPLDLVLVESGGDNLTATFSKGLVDAQIFVIDVAGGDDIPRKGGPGVTTADLLVVNKTDLAPYVGSDLARMAADAKAQRAELPVVFQSLRSEAGVGDVAAWVRERFAEWTA, encoded by the coding sequence ATGCATCTCGACCACACCCACTCCCACGACGGCCCCGCAGCTGTCGGTGCTGACGCGCGGCGTCCCGACGGCACTCGCCGGGCTCTGCGTATCGGGCTCGGTGGGCCCGTCGGGTCCGGTAAGACCGCCACCGTCGCCGCGCTCTGCCGGGCGCTGCGGGACGAGTTGACGCTGGCGGTCGTGACGAACGACATCTACACGCGCGAGGACGCCGAGTTCCTGCTCCGGGAGGCCGTGTTGCCGCCGGAGCGGATCACGGCGGTGGAGACGGGGGCGTGCCCGCACACCGCGATCAGGGACGACATCTCCGCGAACCTCGAAGCGGTGGAGGATCTGGAGGACGAGGTCGGGCCGCTCGATCTCGTTCTCGTCGAGTCCGGGGGTGACAACCTCACCGCCACCTTCTCCAAGGGGCTCGTCGACGCGCAGATCTTCGTCATCGACGTGGCCGGCGGGGACGACATTCCGCGGAAGGGCGGGCCCGGCGTCACCACCGCCGACCTGCTCGTCGTCAACAAGACCGACCTCGCGCCGTACGTCGGGTCCGACCTGGCCCGGATGGCCGCGGACGCGAAGGCGCAGCGGGCGGAGCTGCCGGTGGTGTTCCAGTCGTTGCGGAGTGAGGCCGGGGTCGGCGACGTCGCCGCGTGGGTGCGGGAGAGGTTCGCGGAGTGGACGGCATGA
- a CDS encoding urease accessory protein UreD, which translates to MTAAAGEVTVNGGGGTTGVRATARIAARVDGRGGTALPVLESDGPLALRRTRGSGDEARVMLVGAMSGPLGGDRFAVEVEVGEGARLRVGSAAATIALPGQAKGEAQYGVRIDVAAGGELRWLPEQLISVKGSDLRVSTRVELAVGARLVFREEQVLGRAGEESGRLTSRLSVWSGGRPLLDQQVGCGPGAPGGWDGPAVLGGFRALGQLVVVRPEFADRVPEPRVLGESAALTPLAGPAVLVSALAPDALRLRRVLDEALAELDG; encoded by the coding sequence ATGACGGCGGCGGCCGGAGAGGTGACGGTGAACGGGGGTGGGGGGACCACCGGTGTCAGGGCCACCGCACGGATCGCGGCCCGCGTCGATGGGCGCGGTGGTACGGCGCTGCCCGTGCTGGAGAGCGACGGGCCCCTGGCGCTGCGCCGCACCCGGGGCAGCGGCGACGAGGCGCGGGTCATGCTGGTCGGGGCCATGAGCGGGCCGCTCGGCGGGGATCGGTTCGCCGTCGAGGTGGAGGTCGGCGAGGGGGCCCGGCTGCGCGTCGGGTCGGCCGCCGCGACGATCGCGTTGCCGGGGCAGGCCAAGGGCGAGGCACAGTACGGTGTGCGGATCGATGTCGCCGCCGGAGGCGAACTGCGCTGGCTGCCCGAGCAGTTGATCTCCGTCAAGGGCAGTGATCTGCGGGTGTCGACGCGGGTGGAACTCGCTGTCGGGGCGCGGCTGGTGTTCCGGGAGGAGCAGGTGCTCGGACGTGCGGGGGAGGAGTCCGGGCGGCTCACCAGCCGGCTCAGTGTGTGGTCGGGCGGGCGGCCGTTGCTCGATCAGCAGGTGGGGTGCGGGCCGGGGGCTCCCGGCGGCTGGGACGGGCCCGCCGTGCTGGGCGGGTTCCGGGCCCTGGGGCAACTCGTCGTCGTACGGCCCGAGTTCGCCGATCGGGTGCCCGAGCCGAGGGTGTTGGGGGAGAGTGCCGCGCTCACACCGCTCGCCGGACCCGCCGTACTGGTCAGCGCCCTCGCACCCGACGCGCTGCGGCTACGGCGCGTGCTCGACGAAGCCCTTGCCGAGCTGGATGGTTGA
- a CDS encoding urease subunit gamma: protein MQLTPHEQERLLIHVAADVAEKRRARGLKLNHPEAVALITAHLLEGARDGRTVAELMVSGRQLLTRDDVMEGIPEMIHDVQVEATFPDGTKLVTVHDPIV from the coding sequence GTGCAACTGACCCCGCACGAGCAGGAGAGGCTGCTGATCCATGTGGCGGCCGACGTGGCGGAGAAGCGCCGGGCCCGCGGGCTGAAGCTGAACCACCCCGAGGCCGTCGCGCTCATCACCGCGCACCTCCTCGAAGGCGCGCGGGACGGCCGTACGGTCGCCGAACTCATGGTGTCCGGGCGGCAGTTGCTCACCCGGGACGATGTCATGGAGGGCATCCCCGAGATGATCCACGACGTCCAGGTCGAGGCGACCTTCCCGGACGGCACCAAGCTCGTCACCGTCCACGACCCGATCGTCTGA
- a CDS encoding urease subunit alpha, with the protein MPEISRAAYADLFGPTTGDRIRLADTDLLVEIEEDRSGGPGLAGDEAVFGGGKVIRESMGQARATRAEGTPDTVITGAVIIDHWGIVKADIGIRDGRITGIGKAGNPDTMDGIHPDLVIGPETEIIAGNGRIVTAGAIDAHVHFICPQIADEALSSGVTTLVGGGTGPAEGSKATTVTPGPWHLARMLEAMEQYPLNIGFLGKGNTVSHEAMLSQIRGGALGLKLHEDWGSTPAVIDASLTVAERTGIQVAIHTDTLNEAGFVGDTLAAIAGRGIHAYHTEGAGGGHAPDIMTVVSEPHVLPSSTNPTRPYTVNTAEEHLDMLMVCHHLNAAVPEDLAFAESRIRPSTIGAEDILHDLGAISIISSDAQAMGRVGEVILRTWQTAHVMKRRRGALPGDGRADNRRVRRYVAKYTINPALAQGLAREIGSVETGKLADLVVWEPAFFGVKPQLVIKGGQIAYAQMGDANASIPTPQPILPRPMFGAIGRAPASNSFNFVAPLAIEDGLAERLSLGKRFVAIESTRGVTKADMRENDARPEVRVDPDSFAVHIDGELVEATPAAELPMAQRYFLF; encoded by the coding sequence ATGCCTGAGATCTCACGTGCCGCGTACGCGGACCTGTTCGGCCCCACCACCGGTGACCGCATCCGGCTCGCCGACACCGATCTGCTCGTCGAGATCGAGGAGGACCGTTCCGGTGGGCCCGGACTCGCCGGTGACGAGGCCGTGTTCGGCGGTGGCAAGGTCATCCGCGAATCCATGGGCCAGGCGCGCGCTACGCGCGCAGAGGGCACCCCGGACACGGTCATCACCGGTGCGGTGATCATCGACCACTGGGGCATCGTCAAGGCCGACATCGGCATCCGCGACGGCCGGATCACCGGCATCGGCAAGGCAGGCAACCCCGACACCATGGACGGGATCCATCCCGACCTGGTCATCGGCCCCGAGACGGAGATCATCGCGGGCAACGGGCGGATCGTCACCGCCGGCGCCATCGACGCCCACGTCCACTTCATCTGCCCGCAGATCGCCGACGAGGCGCTGTCGTCCGGTGTCACGACCCTGGTCGGCGGCGGTACGGGACCGGCTGAGGGCTCGAAGGCCACGACCGTCACCCCCGGCCCCTGGCACCTCGCCCGGATGCTGGAGGCGATGGAGCAGTACCCGCTGAACATCGGCTTCCTCGGCAAGGGCAACACGGTCTCGCACGAGGCGATGCTGTCCCAGATCCGGGGCGGGGCGCTCGGTCTGAAGCTGCACGAGGACTGGGGGTCGACCCCGGCCGTCATCGACGCGTCCCTGACCGTCGCCGAGCGGACGGGCATCCAGGTCGCCATCCACACGGACACGCTGAACGAGGCCGGGTTCGTCGGTGACACACTCGCCGCGATCGCCGGACGCGGCATCCACGCGTACCACACCGAAGGTGCCGGCGGCGGGCACGCGCCCGACATCATGACCGTGGTGTCCGAGCCGCACGTCCTGCCCAGCTCCACCAACCCGACCCGGCCCTACACCGTCAACACCGCCGAGGAACACCTCGACATGCTGATGGTCTGCCACCACCTGAACGCGGCCGTGCCGGAGGACCTCGCGTTCGCCGAGTCCCGCATCCGGCCGTCCACCATCGGCGCCGAGGACATACTCCACGACCTGGGCGCCATCTCGATCATCTCCTCGGACGCGCAGGCCATGGGGCGGGTCGGCGAGGTCATCCTGCGCACCTGGCAGACCGCGCACGTGATGAAGCGACGGCGGGGTGCGTTGCCGGGTGACGGCCGGGCGGACAATCGCCGAGTACGTCGATATGTCGCCAAGTACACGATCAACCCCGCCCTCGCGCAGGGGCTCGCCCGTGAGATCGGCTCCGTCGAGACGGGCAAGCTGGCGGACCTCGTCGTCTGGGAGCCCGCGTTCTTCGGCGTCAAGCCGCAACTCGTGATCAAGGGCGGGCAGATCGCGTACGCGCAGATGGGTGACGCGAACGCCTCCATCCCCACCCCGCAGCCGATCCTCCCGCGTCCCATGTTCGGGGCCATCGGGCGGGCGCCCGCCTCGAACTCGTTCAACTTCGTGGCGCCGCTCGCCATCGAGGACGGGCTGGCGGAGCGACTCTCGCTGGGCAAACGGTTCGTCGCCATCGAGTCGACCCGTGGGGTCACCAAGGCCGACATGCGCGAGAACGACGCGCGGCCCGAGGTGCGCGTCGACCCCGACAGCTTCGCCGTGCACATCGACGGGGAGTTGGTGGAGGCGACACCGGCCGCCGAACTGCCCATGGCGCAGCGGTACTTCCTCTTCTGA
- a CDS encoding alpha/beta hydrolase: MRPTSRAAAFGSAGLLVTATLIAGAVAAPVASAAESASAQNREAKGVAVAAAKAAKKGVNWQDCPESWGLEKPITCGWVSVPLDYAKPNGKQIELAVDRIGSTGTKEERQGALVYNPGGPGGSGLRFPRRVTTKAPLWAKTSKAYDFVGFDPRGVGKSAPISCVDPQEFVKAPKMDPVPDSEADKRKQRELAAAYADGCEKRSGEMLPHMTTPNTARDLDVIRAALGEKKLNFLGVSYGTYIGAVYGTLFPNHVRRMVVDSVVNPSREKIWYQANLDQDIAFEGRWKDWTKWVAQNDATYHLGDTQAAVQAKWLELRATAKKNPLGGLVGPAELISFFQSAPYYDSAWAPTARVWSKYAAGDTQALVDAAAPDLTDTAGNAASENGNAVYTAVECTDAKWPSSWKKWDRDNTKLHKNYPFMTWANAWMNLPCATWQSKQYTPLTVKTKEGLPPVLIVQAERDAATPYEGAVELHKRFKGSRLITEKNAGSHGVTGLVNPCVNERVDTYLLTGEVGGADVTCAPHATPTP, from the coding sequence ATGAGGCCGACCAGCAGGGCGGCAGCGTTCGGCTCCGCCGGACTGCTCGTCACGGCGACCCTGATAGCCGGTGCCGTCGCCGCCCCCGTGGCCAGTGCCGCGGAGAGCGCGAGTGCGCAGAACCGCGAGGCCAAGGGCGTCGCCGTCGCCGCGGCGAAGGCGGCGAAGAAGGGCGTCAACTGGCAGGACTGCCCCGAGAGCTGGGGCCTGGAGAAGCCGATCACATGCGGCTGGGTCTCCGTGCCGCTGGACTACGCCAAGCCGAACGGCAAGCAGATCGAGCTCGCCGTGGACCGTATCGGCAGCACCGGTACGAAGGAGGAGCGCCAGGGCGCGCTCGTCTACAACCCGGGCGGACCGGGCGGCTCGGGCCTGCGCTTCCCGCGCCGGGTCACGACCAAGGCCCCGCTGTGGGCCAAGACGTCCAAGGCGTACGACTTCGTGGGCTTCGACCCGCGAGGCGTCGGCAAGTCGGCGCCCATCTCCTGCGTCGACCCGCAGGAGTTCGTGAAGGCGCCCAAGATGGACCCGGTGCCGGACTCCGAGGCCGACAAGCGGAAGCAGCGCGAGCTCGCGGCCGCGTACGCGGACGGCTGCGAGAAGCGCAGCGGCGAGATGCTGCCGCACATGACGACGCCGAACACCGCGCGTGACCTGGACGTCATCCGGGCCGCGCTGGGGGAGAAGAAGCTCAACTTCCTCGGTGTCTCGTACGGCACGTACATCGGCGCCGTCTACGGCACCCTCTTCCCGAACCACGTGCGCCGCATGGTCGTCGACAGCGTGGTGAACCCCTCCCGCGAGAAGATCTGGTACCAGGCCAACCTGGACCAGGACATCGCTTTCGAGGGCCGCTGGAAGGACTGGACGAAGTGGGTCGCGCAGAACGACGCGACGTACCACCTCGGTGACACCCAGGCCGCCGTGCAGGCGAAGTGGCTGGAGCTGCGCGCCACCGCGAAGAAGAACCCCCTCGGCGGGCTCGTCGGCCCGGCCGAGCTGATCTCCTTCTTCCAGAGCGCCCCGTACTACGACTCCGCGTGGGCGCCCACCGCCCGGGTGTGGAGCAAGTACGCCGCCGGTGACACCCAGGCGCTGGTCGACGCGGCCGCCCCGGACCTCACCGACACCGCGGGCAACGCCGCCTCGGAGAACGGCAACGCCGTCTACACGGCGGTCGAGTGCACCGACGCCAAGTGGCCCAGCAGCTGGAAGAAGTGGGACCGCGACAACACGAAGCTGCACAAGAACTACCCGTTCATGACCTGGGCCAACGCCTGGATGAACCTGCCGTGCGCCACCTGGCAGTCCAAGCAGTACACCCCGTTGACCGTGAAGACGAAGGAGGGCCTGCCGCCCGTCCTGATCGTCCAGGCCGAGCGTGACGCGGCCACGCCGTACGAGGGTGCCGTCGAACTGCACAAGCGGTTCAAGGGCTCCCGTCTGATCACGGAGAAGAACGCCGGCTCCCACGGAGTCACCGGCCTCGTCAACCCGTGCGTGAACGAGCGAGTGGACACCTACCTGCTCACCGGTGAGGTGGGTGGGGCCGACGTGACGTGCGCCCCGCACGCCACGCCGACGCCGTAG
- a CDS encoding urease accessory protein UreF, translated as MSRAALLVLADGRFPAGGHAHSGGAEAAVKAGLITGAEGLEAFCRGRLHTAGLVSAALAAAAASGVDPSALDAAADARTPSVALRVASRRLGRQLMRAGRATWPSRELDALAREFPKGAHQPVVLGVVARAAGLGPDDAAYCSVYESVSGAASATVRLLSLDPFDATGVLARLAPEMDVVVGAAVDAAREVAVAGVGSLPAASAPLLEIHAEVHAAWPVRLFAS; from the coding sequence TTGTCTAGGGCGGCGCTTCTCGTCCTGGCCGACGGCCGGTTTCCCGCCGGAGGGCATGCGCACTCCGGCGGGGCCGAGGCGGCCGTCAAGGCCGGGCTGATCACCGGGGCGGAGGGGCTGGAGGCGTTCTGCCGGGGGAGGTTGCACACGGCCGGGCTGGTGTCGGCGGCGCTGGCCGCCGCTGCCGCGTCCGGGGTGGATCCGTCGGCCCTGGACGCCGCCGCCGATGCGCGGACACCGTCGGTCGCCCTGCGGGTCGCTTCGCGCAGGCTCGGGCGGCAGTTGATGCGGGCGGGGCGGGCGACCTGGCCGTCGCGGGAACTGGACGCGCTGGCACGGGAGTTCCCCAAGGGGGCGCATCAGCCGGTCGTGCTGGGGGTGGTGGCCCGGGCGGCCGGGTTGGGGCCGGACGACGCGGCGTACTGCTCCGTGTACGAGAGTGTGAGCGGGGCGGCGAGTGCGACGGTGCGGTTGCTGAGTCTTGATCCGTTCGATGCGACCGGGGTGTTGGCGCGGTTGGCTCCCGAGATGGATGTGGTGGTGGGGGCGGCGGTCGATGCGGCGCGGGAGGTGGCTGTTGCCGGGGTGGGGAGTCTGCCTGCCGCTTCCGCGCCCTTGTTGGAGATCCATGCGGAGGTGCATGCGGCTTGGCCTGTGCGGTTGTTCGCGTCCTGA
- a CDS encoding 8-amino-7-oxononanoate synthase, with translation MAFGWIDEQASARRRAGLVRTLRPRPADSPLLDLASNDYLGLARHPEITEGAAEAARRWGGGATGSRLVTGTTELHTELERELADFCGFEAALVFSSGYAANLAAVTALAPHGSLIVSDAGNHASLIDGCRLARATTQVVAHADPDAVRKALGTAGRGTAVAVSDTVFSVDGDAAPLAGLAAACREYGAGLVVDDAHGLGVLGDRGRGAPHAAGLAGAPDVVVTVTLSKSLGSQGGAVLGPAHVIDHLVNAARTFIFDTGLAPAATGAALAALRLLRREPERAARAREVARELHTRLTASGHEAVRPDAAVVSVRAPSPDQALRWAADCRAAGLAVGCFRPPSVPDGVSRLRLTARADLTQGQIDRAVGIIGDTRP, from the coding sequence ATGGCGTTCGGCTGGATCGACGAGCAGGCGTCGGCACGCCGCCGGGCCGGGCTCGTACGCACCCTGCGCCCCCGTCCGGCCGACTCGCCGCTCCTCGACCTCGCGAGCAACGATTACCTCGGTCTCGCCCGGCACCCCGAGATCACCGAGGGTGCCGCCGAGGCCGCGCGTCGCTGGGGCGGCGGGGCCACCGGCTCCCGGCTCGTCACCGGCACCACCGAGCTGCACACCGAACTGGAACGGGAACTGGCCGACTTCTGCGGCTTCGAGGCGGCCCTCGTCTTCTCCTCCGGCTACGCCGCCAACCTCGCCGCCGTGACCGCGCTCGCTCCGCACGGCTCCCTGATCGTCTCGGACGCGGGCAACCACGCCTCGCTCATCGACGGCTGCCGGCTGGCCCGCGCCACCACCCAGGTCGTCGCCCACGCCGACCCCGACGCCGTCCGCAAGGCGCTCGGCACGGCCGGTCGGGGGACAGCCGTAGCCGTCTCCGACACGGTCTTCTCCGTGGACGGCGACGCCGCCCCGCTGGCCGGACTCGCCGCGGCCTGCCGGGAGTACGGCGCCGGGCTCGTCGTCGACGACGCCCACGGGCTCGGTGTCCTGGGCGACAGGGGCCGGGGCGCGCCGCACGCCGCTGGGCTCGCGGGCGCCCCCGACGTCGTCGTGACGGTCACCCTGTCGAAGTCGCTGGGCAGCCAGGGCGGTGCCGTCCTCGGCCCGGCGCACGTCATCGACCACCTGGTCAACGCGGCCCGTACGTTCATCTTCGACACGGGACTCGCCCCGGCCGCGACCGGCGCCGCCCTCGCCGCGCTCCGGCTGCTGCGCCGCGAGCCGGAGCGCGCCGCGCGGGCCCGCGAGGTGGCGAGGGAGCTGCACACACGGCTGACGGCGTCGGGCCATGAAGCGGTGCGGCCCGACGCCGCCGTGGTGTCCGTACGCGCGCCGTCGCCGGATCAGGCGCTGCGATGGGCGGCGGACTGCCGGGCGGCGGGTCTCGCCGTCGGCTGTTTCCGCCCACCGTCCGTGCCCGACGGCGTCTCGCGGCTGCGGCTGACCGCCCGCGCGGATCTCACGCAGGGGCAGATCGACCGAGCCGTGGGGATCATCGGCGATACGCGACCGTGA
- a CDS encoding DUF397 domain-containing protein, translating into MSALPRNIPTSTELRGVRWLRSSRSTGMNNCVETARPGSGRWAGLVAVRDSKNTAGPALLFDLDAWEGFVTTLR; encoded by the coding sequence ATGTCCGCACTGCCTCGGAACATACCCACCAGTACCGAACTGCGCGGAGTGCGATGGCTGCGGAGCAGCCGCAGTACAGGGATGAACAACTGTGTGGAGACGGCCCGTCCAGGGTCCGGCCGCTGGGCCGGTCTGGTGGCCGTACGCGACTCGAAGAACACGGCGGGGCCCGCCCTGCTGTTCGACCTCGATGCCTGGGAGGGATTCGTCACCACGCTGCGGTGA
- a CDS encoding C40 family peptidase, whose amino-acid sequence MSALNRVPSLLTRAGTASALTIAAVSGSIVVPGVASDAEAATLASKALKVAASKKGSPYKYGATGPGRFDCSGLTLYSFKKAGKKLPRTAQQQYNKTKHISASSRKLGDLVFFHSGSSVYHVGIYAGKGKIWHSPKTGDVVRLQKLWTNSVWYGRVR is encoded by the coding sequence ATGTCTGCGCTGAATCGTGTCCCGTCGCTGTTGACCCGGGCCGGTACGGCCTCGGCTCTCACCATCGCCGCAGTGAGCGGCAGCATCGTGGTACCGGGCGTCGCATCCGACGCCGAGGCCGCCACCTTGGCGTCGAAGGCACTCAAGGTCGCGGCTTCCAAGAAGGGCTCCCCTTACAAGTACGGCGCCACGGGCCCGGGCAGGTTCGACTGCTCAGGGCTGACGCTCTACTCGTTCAAGAAGGCGGGCAAGAAGCTGCCCCGTACTGCTCAGCAGCAGTACAACAAGACGAAGCACATCTCCGCGAGCAGCCGCAAACTCGGAGACCTCGTCTTCTTCCACTCCGGATCGAGCGTCTACCACGTCGGTATCTACGCGGGGAAGGGAAAGATCTGGCACTCGCCGAAGACGGGTGACGTCGTCCGGCTGCAGAAGCTCTGGACGAACAGCGTCTGGTACGGCCGGGTCCGCTGA
- a CDS encoding helix-turn-helix domain-containing protein, which yields MQYGPAVRRRKLGAELRVLRTRSALTSIEAALRVGWHQSKVSRIETGASGVRPADVRKLLDAYGVDDTELRELLLALAGSEDGGGRHNWWHAYRGVLPPTYRDFISLESQAGGMRTLETSVVPGLLQIPEYARAVTRAAVEGLEDDKIDALVEVRLARQEVLRGNPPMKLSAVLDEGVLRRQVGGPEIMTRQLVRLVEAARLPQVRLQVLPFTAGAHIGVTGPFVIFSFRSTSDLDVVVLDHLTSSLYLERKEDLKAYVEAFNSLQIHALSPEDSLDYLAGLAAGA from the coding sequence ATGCAATACGGTCCGGCGGTGCGCCGCCGCAAGCTCGGTGCGGAGTTGCGCGTCCTGCGCACCCGTTCCGCGCTCACCAGCATCGAGGCGGCCCTTCGCGTGGGCTGGCACCAGTCCAAGGTGAGCCGGATCGAGACGGGCGCCAGCGGCGTGCGGCCCGCGGACGTACGCAAGCTGCTGGACGCCTACGGGGTCGACGACACCGAGTTACGGGAGCTGCTCCTGGCGTTGGCGGGTTCCGAGGACGGCGGCGGGCGGCACAACTGGTGGCATGCGTACCGGGGCGTACTGCCCCCGACGTATCGCGACTTCATCAGCCTGGAGTCGCAGGCCGGGGGGATGCGGACGCTGGAGACCTCGGTGGTGCCGGGTCTGCTGCAGATCCCGGAGTACGCGCGGGCGGTGACGCGGGCCGCGGTGGAGGGGCTGGAAGACGACAAAATCGACGCGCTCGTGGAAGTGCGGCTCGCGCGGCAGGAGGTGCTGCGCGGGAATCCGCCGATGAAGCTGAGCGCCGTGCTCGACGAGGGCGTTCTCCGGCGTCAGGTGGGCGGTCCCGAGATCATGACCCGGCAGCTGGTCCGTCTGGTGGAGGCGGCGCGGCTTCCTCAAGTGCGACTGCAGGTGCTCCCGTTCACTGCCGGGGCGCATATCGGCGTCACGGGCCCTTTCGTAATTTTCTCATTTCGGAGCACATCTGATCTGGATGTGGTTGTTCTCGACCACTTGACGAGTAGCCTCTACCTCGAACGGAAAGAAGACCTCAAGGCTTATGTCGAGGCCTTCAACTCCCTTCAGATCCACGCCCTTTCGCCCGAGGACTCGTTGGATTACCTCGCCGGGCTAGCCGCCGGCGCGTAA
- a CDS encoding urease subunit beta — MIPGEILFAEDPIVYNEGREITRLTVLNAADRPVQVGSHYHFAEANPGLEFDRAAARGKRLNVAAGTAVRFEPGIPVDVELVPLAGARVVPGLRGETGGALDA, encoded by the coding sequence ATGATTCCCGGAGAGATCCTCTTCGCCGAGGACCCGATCGTGTACAACGAGGGCCGTGAGATCACCCGGCTCACCGTCCTCAACGCCGCCGACCGGCCCGTCCAGGTCGGCTCCCACTACCACTTCGCCGAGGCCAACCCCGGCCTGGAGTTCGACCGTGCCGCCGCGCGTGGCAAGCGGCTGAACGTCGCCGCCGGCACCGCCGTGCGCTTCGAGCCCGGGATCCCCGTCGACGTGGAACTCGTCCCGCTCGCCGGCGCCCGAGTCGTGCCCGGACTGCGCGGGGAGACCGGAGGTGCCCTCGATGCCTGA